Below is a window of Pseudomonas monteilii DNA.
CGTGGTGCTGGTGGCCGGCTGGAGCGCGCCTGAGGACGATCAGGCCGTCAGTACCCAGGCCTTGCGCGTGCTCGACCTGCTGCTGGCGGAAATGCCGCTCAAGCGTGCGGCTGCCCTGGCGGCGGAAATCACTGGTGTGCGCAAGAACCTGTTGTACCAGGCGGCCCTGGAAAAACAGAAGGGCGACTGATCCGGCGCATCTATCGCTTGTCCCGGGCGGCGTCTGTCGGTACCCTTGTCGGCGGAGAGTCGATTGGACAGTCGCTGCCAGCATTCGTTCCGCGAAGGCTGGGGGAGGAAAGTCCGGGCTCCATAGGGCAGAGTGCCAGGTAACGCCTGGGAGGCGCGAGCCTACGGAAAGTGCCACAGAAAACAACCGCCTAAGCGCTTCGGCGCCGGTAAGGGTGAAAAGGTGCGGTAAGAGCGCACCGCACGACTGGCAACAGTTCGTGGCTAGGTAAACCCCACTCGGAGCAAGACCAAATAGGGTTCCATATGGCGCGGCCCGCGTTGGAACCGGGTAGGTTGCTAGAGGCGTCCAGTGATGGCCGTCGTAGAGGAATGACTGTCCTCGACAAAACCCGGCTTACAGATCGACTCTCCACCTCTTTTCTCCCTCGGCGATGCCTGCCGGGCGGCCCTCGGTAAGATGAAAAAATCTTACTCTTCATGCAGTGTCTCAGCATTCTCGCCCAAGTCCTTGAAAGGGCAGCCAATCGCTCTTCGATTGTCCTCCAAAAGCCTTCGCCTTTGATCGTTTGTGACGCTAAATCTTGGCCCCGTAAAGGATTTCCTTATGAACGTGCCTTGACGGTGCAGCGAGCGGATTCCTATAGTGTGCGCGAGTGGCGAAAAGTGGGATGAAGTGGGTTTTTTTGCCATCATCCAGCTCACAATGTAGGGAATCGCAGCCGTGTTTCGCGGAGCCAATGCCATCAGTCTCGATGCAAAAGGCAGGCTCGCCATGCCGAGTCGGTATCGCGACGAGCTGGATTCGCGGTGTGCTGGTCAGTTGATCGTGACGATCGATGCGTCCGACCCCTGCCTGTGCGTGTACCCGCTCGACGAGTGGGAGCATATCGAAGCCAAGTTGCGCGCGTTGCCGTCCTTGCGCGAAGAGAACCGTCGCCTTCAGCGTCTGCTGATCGGCAATGCGGTGGATCTCGAGCTCGATGGCAGTGGGCGCTTTCTGGTACCACCCCGACTGCGTGAGTACGCGCGGCTCGACCGCAAGGCCATGCTGGTAGGGCAACTGAACAAATTCCAGCTGTGGGATGAAGAGGCCTGGGACACCATCTCGGCCGCCGACCTTGCAGCTATTCGACAACCGGGCGCCATGCCCGATGATTTGCGTGATCTGATCCTGTGACCATAGATAGCGGCTTCAACCATATCACCGTGCTGCTCAACGAGGCTGTCGATGCCCTGGCCCTACGCGCCGATGGCTGCTACCTCGACGGCACCTTCGGCCGCGGTGGGCATAGCCGTCTGATCCTCGATCGATTGGGGCCGCAGGGCCGGCTGCTGGGCTTCGACAAAGACCCACAAGCGATTGCCACGGGGCAAGCGCTGGCGGCCGAAGACGGCCGCTTTGTCATTGTGCAGCGCAGTTTTGCCGAGATGGGCCAGGAGCTGGCCGCGCGCGACTTGACGGGCAAGGTCCACGGCGTACTGCTCGACCTGGGCGTGTCCTCGCCACAGCTGGACGACCCCGAGCGCGGCTTCAGCTTCATGAACGACGGCCCCCTGGACATGCGCATGGACCCCGAGCGTGGCCAGAGCGCCGCGCAGTTCATCGCCAGTGCACCGGAAGACGAAATCGCCCGGGTGTTCAAGGAGTATGGCGAAGAGCGCTTCGCCAAGCGCATGGCCCGCGCCGTGGTCGAGCGCCGTGAGCAGACCCCGTTCACCCGCACCAGCGACCTGGCCGAAGTGATCAAGGTCGCCAACCCGGCCTGGGAGAAAGGCAAGAACCCTGCGACCCGTGCCTTCCAGGGGTTGCGCATTCACGTCAACAACGAGCTGGGCGATCTCGAGGCCGGTCTGCAGGCCGCGCTCGATGCGCTGGAAGTCGGCGGCCGCCTGGTAGTCATCAGCTTCCACTCCCTGGAAGACCGCATCGTCAAGCTGTTCATGCGCAAGCTGGCCAAGGGCGAGGCCGACAACCTGCCGCGCAACCTGCCCGTGCGCCATGAACCGTTCCAGCCCTTCATCAAGGTCCATGGCAAGGCCCAGTTCGCCTCCGAGGCCGAGCTCAAGGCCAATCCCCGGGCGCGCAGCGCCGTCATGCGCGTGGCGGAGAAGCTCAGGTGAGTCGTCTGTTCGCCAAGCCGCTGCCCGGTGGGAGCTTTCTCATGCTGCTGATGTTCATCGGCGTGCTGGTCTCGGCCATCGCCGTGTCCTACAGCGCGCACTGGAACCGCCAGTTGCTCAATACGCTCTACGGCGAACTCAACGAGCGTGACAAGGCACAGGCCGAATGGGGCCGCCTGATCCTC
It encodes the following:
- a CDS encoding division/cell wall cluster transcriptional repressor MraZ, encoding MFRGANAISLDAKGRLAMPSRYRDELDSRCAGQLIVTIDASDPCLCVYPLDEWEHIEAKLRALPSLREENRRLQRLLIGNAVDLELDGSGRFLVPPRLREYARLDRKAMLVGQLNKFQLWDEEAWDTISAADLAAIRQPGAMPDDLRDLIL
- a CDS encoding ribosomal RNA small subunit methyltransferase H — translated: MTIDSGFNHITVLLNEAVDALALRADGCYLDGTFGRGGHSRLILDRLGPQGRLLGFDKDPQAIATGQALAAEDGRFVIVQRSFAEMGQELAARDLTGKVHGVLLDLGVSSPQLDDPERGFSFMNDGPLDMRMDPERGQSAAQFIASAPEDEIARVFKEYGEERFAKRMARAVVERREQTPFTRTSDLAEVIKVANPAWEKGKNPATRAFQGLRIHVNNELGDLEAGLQAALDALEVGGRLVVISFHSLEDRIVKLFMRKLAKGEADNLPRNLPVRHEPFQPFIKVHGKAQFASEAELKANPRARSAVMRVAEKLR
- a CDS encoding cell division protein FtsL; this translates as MSRLFAKPLPGGSFLMLLMFIGVLVSAIAVSYSAHWNRQLLNTLYGELNERDKAQAEWGRLILEQSTWTAHSRIESLATEQLKMRVPAADEIRMIAP